From the genome of Impatiens glandulifera chromosome 9, dImpGla2.1, whole genome shotgun sequence, one region includes:
- the LOC124915774 gene encoding GEM-like protein 4, with amino-acid sequence MNSLSQQMKYFTHSVNAIEMKRSKCGLAEEKKDNDGANNILIQLHARERSNNISTTLKRKLRLGATILQNGGLEKLFKRNFIVTDGERLVTTSQCYLSTTAGPIVGLLFISSEKIGFLSERSIKLYSPNGHFARAHYKVMIPLAKTSRAIENKNINRPAEKYIEIVTVDNFDFWFLGFSNYRRAYKNLQRAISQN; translated from the exons ATGAATAGCCTTTCTCAGCAAATGAAGTATTTTACCCATTCTGTCAATGCAATCGAAATGAAGAGGAGTAAGTGTGGCCTAGCGGAAGAGAAAAAGGATAATGATGGTGCTAATAACATCTTAATTCAATTACATG CGAGAGAAAGATCTAATAATATCTCGACAACATTGAAGAGGAAATTGAGGTTGGGAGCTACAATTCTTCAAAATGGTGGATTGGAAAAACTATTCAAAAGAAATTTCATAGTCACAGATGGTGAGAGGCTTGTAACTACATCCCAATGTTATTTATCAACAACAGCTGGTCCAATTGTAGGCCTTCTTTTCATCTCTTCTGAAAAGATCGGTTTTCTAAGTGAGCgttcaatcaaattatattcGCCAAATGGGCATTTTGCTAGAGCACACTACAAG GTGATGATTCCTCTAGCGAAAACAAGCAGGGCaattgaaaacaaaaacatCAACAGACCTGCTGAGAAATACATTGAGATTGTTACTGtggataattttgatttttggttCTTGGGTTTCTCAAATTATAGAAGAGCTTACAAGAATCTTCAAAGGGCAATCTCTCAAAACTAA